The Amaranthus tricolor cultivar Red isolate AtriRed21 chromosome 6, ASM2621246v1, whole genome shotgun sequence genome has a segment encoding these proteins:
- the LOC130815884 gene encoding auxin-responsive protein SAUR50-like, translating into MENSKLMSKKNKMIMLKILMQKVQKSLSLGKILTDIDEFSHQDDHQYDHHDHDHQEACFDDLKSVPKDVKEGHFAVVAVNEGIAKRFVVPLRYLTHPMFLTLLEKAAEEYGFDHGGALTIPCRPNEIERILAERWDGKRTSSYSKKANNGCKRNSNFMVQSY; encoded by the coding sequence ATGGAAAACTCTAAGCTTATGTCTAAGAAAAACAAGATGATCATGCTCAAAATACTCATGCAAAAGGTTCAAAAAAGTCTTTCTCTAGGGAAGATATTAACTGACATTGATGAGTTTAGTCATCAAGATGATCATCAATATgatcatcatgatcatgatcatcaaGAAGCTTGTTTTGATGACTTAAAATCAGTGCCTAAGGATGTTAAGGAAGGGCATTTTGCAGTAGTGGCTGTAAATGAAGGAATTGCAAAGAGATTTGTTGTACCATTAAGGTATTTAACACATCCCATGTTTCTTACATTGTTAGAGAAAGCTGCTGAAGAGTATGGATTTGATCATGGTGGTGCACTCACCATACCATGTAGACCTAATGAAATTGAGAGAATTTTGGCTGAAAGATGGGATGGGAAAAGAACATCTAGCTACTCTAAGAAGGCTAATAATGGTTGTAAGAGAAATTCTAATTTCATGGTCCAAagctattaa